The sequence below is a genomic window from Pirellulales bacterium.
ATTGCGCCAGCACATGTCTTGGATCCTGGAACACTGAGCAAGTGTTCCCGACTAAGTGGCGATCGATATGCGGGGGAGGTAGCCGGAAAAACTACGGCAACTCGTCGAATGAACCAGAACCAGCAAGACGCTAATCGCTGCTGATTTCCAGATCGATGTTTATTCAATCTGTTTGAGGTCAAAACGATATTCGCTCATTTCCTCTTCCTTCACTTCCGCTCGAAGGGGGCTGGTGGCGATGTCGCGGAACTTTTCCGGAATATTCGGATACTCTTTTTTATGTGTCGCTGGTGAAGCTTGGCCCGGGACAACTACCGTGGGGTGCGGCGGATTTACGGTCGTCACGTAAGTTCCTTCGACGAGCTTGGATAACTTGGCGACTCCCTGGCCGTTCAGAGCCCCACCGCCCCCTTCGCCGGTTCGTGTATCATTGAGATCGACCCAGCCTTCCGTGACAGGTTCTCCCCCGTAAGTGACCGTGACGGAAACGTCTCCTCTCGGCAGGTTGCCGCGAGGGGTGCGATGGCATCCAGAAATCAGAGTGCTTCCAAGTGCCAAAAACGACACCATGAAAGGTCGTCGTCGACAAGTGGTCAATAATATTTGCTCCAGCATTATTGATGCGCTCCTCAAAGTCATTTTCCTCAATAATTTTCAACAGTTAATCCATCGTCCCGCACTGACAATCGTTGGAGCGCCTCGAACGAAATATATTCCGACAAAAACCGCACCGAGCCGTCCGTCAGTAGAATCTCAATGCCCCCAGGGTGAAATGAATTGAGTACTGTGTTGGCGGAAAAGGGGTGAGCCGCAGCAAACGGCGGGCTGGAGTTCCAAAAGGCGTTTGGTGGGTAGCGAACCGTCGTGATGCCAATTGGAAACGCGATCGCGACCTGACCTGGCAGAAATCGCAGATCAGTCGTGTCACTCCACATCTGCGCGTTATATACATTCGCGTAGCCACACCAACCGCCCAGTGAATTCGCGCTTGCGTTGACTCCATTCACTTGCCCCGACTGTTCCGCTACGATAATCGTGTGCGAAGTTCCATCGCTGCAGTCCCGCACGCTCTTGCCCGCGAAAGGGACCAGTATTCCGTTTCGACATTGGGTAGTCTTGTTGTTAATGATGTCTCTGGTGCATACGTTGCTTCGACCGGCTGGATCCGGTGTGGCTCCGCTAACGCCGACATAGTCGATCACCATTCCTAAAAAGGATAGTTTACCTGCTCCGGAACTGCTAAGCTGCGTGACCCCGGTAAAGGCTTCGCCGGCGATAAAATCGCCACTAGGATCTGAAGGACAACTGAATGCAGGTTCTCGAAATCCACGAATCGCGTCGTTATTTTTGAATCCACGGGGCGACTCGGGATAGTGCGCCCAAAATCCTGGTGCGTCCTTATTGCTTCCGTCACCATTCAAATTCAACTGGCTATACAGAGCGGTTTCTTCAATGTATGGTAACAAGAAGACGCGCCAGTTTGCTTCATTGTTCCACAGCACACCGGGTGGAAATTTTTTCTTGGCGCTATGATGATTCTGCAGGGCCAAGCCGATCTGTTTCATGTTATTAGCACATTGGCTGCGCCGGGCGGCCTCACGAGCCGCTTGCACCGCAGGCAGGAGCAGCGCAATCAAAATCCCAATGATGGCAATCACCACCAATAGCTCCACCAAAGTAAATCCGTGTAGTTGCCGCCGTTCGGTTATTAAGCGACGGCGTTCTATGTCACCGGAAATTTTGCATCTCATTATCACCTCGTAAAACAGTGTCGGCCCAACAGGATTTATGCCTCTTCTTCGTTCCTAATTTGATCCTGGTTAATCCAGAAACTGCTCATTTTGTGAACGTTGGAAATCACAAAGTCCAGTTGTTACGACGCCAGAAAA
It includes:
- a CDS encoding DUF1559 domain-containing protein, whose amino-acid sequence is MRCKISGDIERRRLITERRQLHGFTLVELLVVIAIIGILIALLLPAVQAAREAARRSQCANNMKQIGLALQNHHSAKKKFPPGVLWNNEANWRVFLLPYIEETALYSQLNLNGDGSNKDAPGFWAHYPESPRGFKNNDAIRGFREPAFSCPSDPSGDFIAGEAFTGVTQLSSSGAGKLSFLGMVIDYVGVSGATPDPAGRSNVCTRDIINNKTTQCRNGILVPFAGKSVRDCSDGTSHTIIVAEQSGQVNGVNASANSLGGWCGYANVYNAQMWSDTTDLRFLPGQVAIAFPIGITTVRYPPNAFWNSSPPFAAAHPFSANTVLNSFHPGGIEILLTDGSVRFLSEYISFEALQRLSVRDDGLTVENY